Proteins encoded in a region of the Leopardus geoffroyi isolate Oge1 chromosome E2, O.geoffroyi_Oge1_pat1.0, whole genome shotgun sequence genome:
- the GMFG gene encoding glia maturation factor gamma isoform X1, with protein sequence MSDSLVVCEVDPELKEKLRQFRFRKETDNAAIIMKVDKDRQMVVLEEEFQNISPEELKTELPERQPRFVVYSYKYVHEDGRVSYPLCFIFSSPVGCKPEQQMMYAGSKNRLVQTAELTKVFEIRTTEDLTEAWLQEKLSFFR encoded by the exons ATG TCTGATTCCCTGGTGGTGTGCGAGGTGGACCCAGAGCTAAAGGAAAAGCTGAGGCAATTCCGCTTCCGAAAAGAGACGGACAACGCAGCCATAATAA TGAAGGTGGACAAAGACCGGCAGATGGTGGTGTTAGAGGAAGAATTTcag aacatTTCTCCAGAGGAACTAAAAACAGAGCTGCCAGAGAGACAGCCGAG GTTCGTGGTTTACAGCTACAAGTATGTGCACGAGGACGGCCGAGTGTCCTACCCCTTGTGTTTCATCTTCTCCAGCCCCGTGG GCTGCAAGCCTGAACAACAAATGATGTATGCGGGGAGTAAAAACAGATTGGTGCAGACGGCGGAGCTCACAAAG GTGTTTGAAATCCGCACCACTGAAGACCTCACCGAGGCCTGGCTCCAAGAGAAGTTGTCTTTCTTTCGTTGA
- the GMFG gene encoding glia maturation factor gamma isoform X4, which translates to MKVDKDRQMVVLEEEFQNISPEELKTELPERQPRFVVYSYKYVHEDGRVSYPLCFIFSSPVGCKPEQQMMYAGSKNRLVQTAELTKVFEIRTTEDLTEAWLQEKLSFFR; encoded by the exons A TGAAGGTGGACAAAGACCGGCAGATGGTGGTGTTAGAGGAAGAATTTcag aacatTTCTCCAGAGGAACTAAAAACAGAGCTGCCAGAGAGACAGCCGAG GTTCGTGGTTTACAGCTACAAGTATGTGCACGAGGACGGCCGAGTGTCCTACCCCTTGTGTTTCATCTTCTCCAGCCCCGTGG GCTGCAAGCCTGAACAACAAATGATGTATGCGGGGAGTAAAAACAGATTGGTGCAGACGGCGGAGCTCACAAAG GTGTTTGAAATCCGCACCACTGAAGACCTCACCGAGGCCTGGCTCCAAGAGAAGTTGTCTTTCTTTCGTTGA